CTCCTCGATCCCCGCAATCCTGACATCATGTATGCTTCTTCCGAACAAAGGCGCAGGCATGTATTCACTAAAATTGGTGGAGGCCCTGAAACAGCCATCTATAAATCTACTAATGGTGGAGATAGTTGGGACAAGATTACCAATGGATTGCCTTCAGTGGATATGGGCGGAATCGGACTGGCCATTTCCCCTGTTAATCCTGATATCGTATATGCAATCATTGAGGCTGCTGAAGATGGTGGAGGTTTTTACAGAACTACCGACAGGGGGGCATCCTGGCAGAAAATGAGCAGCCACACAGCACAAGGACAATACTACAACGAAATCTATTGCGACCCCAAGAATGCCGATAAGGTGTATTCGATGGAAACCGTATCGCAGGTAACCACCGATGGTGGAAAAACCTGGACGATGGTTGGCCTCAGCAAGCGTCATGTTGATGACCATGCCCTCTGGATTGACCCTGAGAATACACAGCACTTCTTTATTGGAGGAGATGGGGGAATCTATGAAACCTACGATGGAGGGAGCAATTATATCTTCAAGTCAAACCTTCCTGTTACCCAGTTTTATCGCGTTCAGGTGGATAATTCAGAGCCTTTCTACTATGTATATGGGGGAACCCAGGACAACAACAGTATGGGCGGGCCTTCGAGGAACATCAGCGACGATGGGGTAACCAGCGATGAATGGTTCGTTACCAATGGTGGTGATGGGTTCTGGTCACAGATTGACCCCACAGATCCCAACATTGTGTATGCTGAATCGCAGTATGGTGGCATGGTTCGCTACGACAGGAAAAGCCAGGAAGCGATTGATATCCGTCCGGAACCACGCAAAGGCGAAAACAGCTACCAATGGAACTGGAATACCCCGCTTGTGCTGAGCAAGCATTCCAACACCCGTCTCTATTGTGCAGCAAATAAGGTGTTCAGAAGCGATGACAGGGGAAATACCTGGAAAGTAATCAGTGATGACCTTACTGCCGGCATCGACAGGAATACATGGCCTGTGATGGGAAAATACTGGCCCAGTGATGCTGTAGCAAAAGATATATCTACTTCTCTTTTTGGAACCATTGTTTCCTTTGATGAATCGCCTAAAAATGAGAACCTGTTATATGCAGGAACCGACGACGGACTGATCCGTGTGACAGAAGATGCCGGGCAGAACTGGTCGAAAGTATCATCGTTCCCCGGAGTACCTGAAAACACTTATGTGAGTGACCTGATGGCCTCAAGATTTGATGAAAATATTGTTTTTGCTGCCTTTGATAATATCCTGAGAGACGACTTCAAACCTTATGTATTCAAAAGTACCGATAAAGGCAAAACCTGGGTTTCAATAGCCGCTAATCTGCCGGCTAATGGAACCGTTCATAGCATTCAGCAGGATCATGTAAATCCGGATCTGCTGTTTATCGGGACTGAATTTGGTTGCTATTTCAGTAACGATGGAGGCAAAATCTGGGTTCAGTTGAAATCCGGAATGCCCGCTGTTCCTGTGAGAGATATTGCCATTCAGCAGAGAGAAAATGACCTGGTAGTGGCTACCTTCGGCAGAGGATTTTATATTCTTGATGATTATACGCCACTCAGGACTTTCAAAAAAGATATCCTTGAGAAAGAAGGTTATCTGTTCCCGGTAAAAGATGCCCTCATGTACATTCAGACCGGAGGCAAGTACGGCCAGGGTGCAACCTATTTCAAGGCAAAGAATCCTGAATTTGGAGCTGTATTCACTTATTATGCCAAGGAAGGCCCAAAATCAATGAAGGATGTCCGTAAAGAAAAGGAAGCTGAGCTATTCAAGAAAGGCGAGCCCATCCCTCAACCGACAGAAGCTGTTCTGCAGACTGAGAAAAATGAAATTGCCCCTTATCTCACCTTCATGGTTACTGATGAACAGGGAAACAAGGTTAGAATGATAAAAAAGGCTGTTTCAGCCGGGATTAACCGGGTAAACTGGGATTTGCGTTACCAGAGCAATCATTCCGTGGAAGCTGGTGGCGACCCCGATCCTTTAAAAGATGCTGGAAGCGATGTTTTGGCTGTCCCCGGGAAATACCAGGTTAGTCTTTACCTTACGGGCAATGGTGAAACGAAGCTTATTGCAGGGCCTGAAGCGTTTAACTGTATTACATTGAACAATACTACTCTTCCTGCAAAGGATAGGGCGGCACTTGCCGAATTCCACAAAAAGGTTGCAGAGGTAACAAGGGTCATGCAAGGTACCGAATCTTATGCCGAAGGTTTGCTGAAGCGATCAGCTAATATCGTGCAGGCATTAAATACCTCACCACTTGCCACTCCTGAGCTTATCGCCAAAGCTACCGATGTTAGCATGCAGCTTGATTCTCTTCTCAATAAGAAATTCAACAGGAAATCCATTCGCCCCAGCGACGAAGAAAATCCTCCTGCACCGGTACCACTTAATAACCGGTTGGGTAAAATCTCCTGGACTACCTGGGTTTCTACCAGCGAACCTACACAGGGACAAAAAGATGCCCTTTCTATACTGATGGAAGAGTTCCCACCGGTTTATCAGTTAGTGAAACAAATCGGCGAAGTGACGCTGAGAGACTGGGGGGGGGGAGCGGTCCCCGGACGTTTGCCTGAGAGAAATTCTGATCTTTTAGAATGAATTTACCCGGACTGTGGGAGCCCCAGGTTTCAACCCCCCCTGGACTGGGGATGGTTGCCATGGCCTTAGGCCGACTTGGAATTGTCGCAGGAGACCATCATGCGAAACAAGAACTAACAGCGTTGGTTCTGACTCGACAGAACTAAAACCATAATGAAATCAGTATTAGGCTGGTGTACACCTTGAAACCCCGGCCTTTGCTGGGGACAGAAAACCATGGCCTTAGGCCTGATTATGATCAGGAAAGAATAACTTATCTCAGGCTGGGGTCAAATTGAAATGAATTCTTCCATGTTTGCAAGGGGGGCGAAAATTACATGAAGGCTGCCTCATTCGCTTAATAGGCAGAAAGAATGATTATAGATTCCTGATTGTACAATAAGGTAAATTCCGGGGGAACGGGATGTCTAGTTGGGTTGGAACCCTGCCATCGACCTTTGAGGTATATACTAATTTACCTGAAGCATCCATAATCTGCAGCTGCAGGGATTCCTTATCCCAGCGTGGCTCGATGGTGAATTGTCCCTGGCTTGGGTTTGGATAGATACGAGCAATGGTACGCTGATTGTCGCCAACTCCGGTGGTATTGATCACCTGGGTCTGTTTAACAAGCGACCAGTTGCCTTCTCCACATGTATTGCTTGCCTTGACGCGGATTTCTGCATTTCCAAGGTAGGCATTGTTCCAGGTTACAGTACCAGTGGTACCATTGCCTGATATGGTGCCTGCATCGGCAGGTGTGATTTCCCACTGGTAGGATTCTGCTTCATTGGCTCCGGTTGTCAGGTATGAACTCTGACTTACTGAAGAAAGGTCAACCATATCAGGTCCTGTAGGCTGCGCTGCTTGTGCAGGTGCATTGCTTACCGAGATGGAAACCGATTGTCCTGAGCCATTTCCGCATGAATTTGAAGGTACAACTTCCAAAGTTCCATTTGAATTGCCAATTGAAACTGTAATTGAGTTTGTCCCTTGACCTGAAGTGATGGTAGTTCCGGCAGGAACAATCCAGTTATAAGCCACACCAGCTACATTGGCAACAGAGTAGGTTTGTGTTGAACCCTGACAGGGGTCAGTAAGTCCTGAAATGGCTGAAGGCTGTGCCGGTGCTGCATTTACTGTAACCGCCAGGTTGCTGGCAGCTCCGTTTCCTGCTGTATTGGAACCATAAACGCTTACATTACCCGAAACTGAAGAAGCACCAAAATTCACTGATATGCTTGTAGTTCCCTGACCGGAAACAATGGAAGCTCCGGTTGGTACTGACCACACATAATTGCTTGCACCTGAAATAGCTCCAACTGAATAGGTAAAGTTATTATTCTTACAAACGCTTGCAGGGCCTGAAATTGGGCCGGCTGCTGCGGGTGGTGCAGCAACTGCTTCATTTACTGCCAGGGTGCTTAAACGCACCGGTCCTGGTTTCCCTTTTGCAAAGGCTCCATAGAACGTAACTTGTCCGGTTCCGGCCACTGGGGCGGTCCAGTTGAATGTCCAGGAACTATTGCTTGTATTTGCACTGGTATGGGTGACATACTTGTTGCTTCCAACCAGTTGGCTGTTTGTGCCAGCTGCAAGGGTTCCAAGCAAAGTGCCGGCAGCATTCTGAGGGGATACCTCAAAACCAAACTTTCCGGTTCCTGTAAGCTGGTTGGAGGCTGTAATCTGGTAGGTTTGACCAGGAGTATATCCTCCCGCAGGAATATTTGAGGTAATCCAGCCGGCAACAGTTGTAGGGGTGCCACCGTGACATTCAGTGCAATTACTGCCATCACCTGGTGAACCGGTCTTGGCAGCAGGTGCCCCGGTGGGGTAAAAAGCTACAAAAGAACTCAGCAATACGATGGATGCTAAACTGATAAAAAGGGGTAAACGTTTTGTCTTCATAGAAATGGGTTTTGGTAATATAAGCTAAAGTTTATCTTATTTTCAAAAATAGCTGCCATTTTAAACATCACCATACCTTTTTTGTTCAACGGGATTAAAAAGAAGATGAACGGGAATATTTACTGATAAATCGGATTGTAAAAAAGAAAAAGGTGCTACACTGGGATTTTATGCCCAATGACGCACCTTATCATTGCAAGGTTGCTAAATGAAATGGATCAGGGGATTACAACGAATCTTTGAATGCTAAAGTTTTGTTTAGTGCGAAGAAGCAAATAATAAACTGAAGGTGTAAGTTTAATATCGAGACGTTTGAACATCTCCCCTTAAATTTCAAAGGATTGAAGCTGGTTTCCGGATGAATTCAGCAATGAAGCCTTTATTTTCCCGTTTAAGTTGGCTGTTTCAATGAATAACTCATTTTTACATGGGGAGGGGTACAGTGTAAAACTGGGTTTGCTTGGTTCTTGTATTCCCTCAAGCAGAACGAGATGAATCTCTTTAGGATCGGACCATTCTCCTTCACTACAGCTGTTACTCCCCCTGACCCGGATGATGACTACGCCAAAATATCCCGGATTCCAGTTAACTACTGCTGTTAAACCATTGCCGGTAACTGTTCCGGCTTCGGCTGGTGTTAATTCCCATTCATATTGAGTAGCATTCGCAGCACCGGTAGTTGAATAATTTGAAGTAGGAGTGAGGGTTGGATCTAATTCTGAAGGACCGGAGATGAATGCAGTCCAGCCAGGTAAGGCCTGTATTGTAAGGTATTTGGTCCTGACAGGTGATTGTCCGCAGTCATTCACTGCATGAAGTTCTATGTACCCGCTATTTGGGCCTATTACAACGGTGATAGAGTTGGTGCCTGACCCGTCAATAATTTCTGAACCGGATGGCACTCCCCAACTATATTCAACGCCTGGAGTATTTTCAACCGTGTATACCTGTGTACTTCCCTGGCAGGGCTCGGCTATTCCCGAAATTTCCCCCGGTTGCAATGGCATTTCAGAGATAATGATATTTTTGGTTTTAGCGGGGCCTGTCCCGCAATCATTGACGGGTGTTACCGATATTTCCCCGGATTCGGGTCCAACAAGCATTGATATACTATTGGTTCCCTGTCCTGAAACGATGCTTGATCCGCTGGGTACAGTCCAGGTAAAGGTGGTTCCCTCTGCATTTGGAACTGCATAATTAACAGTACTGCCTTCGCACGGAGCTTCCGGACCTTCCATTACAGCGGGCTGAGAAGGGATGGAACGTACCGTAATAAAAAGGACTCTTCCCGGACCGCTTCCACAGTTATTGGAGGGTGATAATTCAATGTAGCCGCCATTTAACCCGAAAGTAACTTCAATACTGTTGGTCCCCTGTCCTGAATTAATGACAGCACCTGCCGGGACTGACCAATTGTAGATAATACCGGCAGTATTTTCAACTGAATATTGGGCCGTTGCTCCAGAACAAATATTAACAGGGCCTGTGATCTCTGTAGGCTGCATGGGTAAAGGGTTTACAGTAATTCCCAGGCTTGAGGGTAAGCCGTTGCCTGCTGAATTTGAGCCGTAAACACTGATGTTCCCGGAAACTGCTCCAGTGCTGAAAAATACATTGATAGAGGTGGTTCCCTGTCCTGAAGTAATTTCCGCCCCGGCAGGAACTGACCAAACATAGGTGGAAGCTCCGGAAATAGCACCCACTGAAAATGTTGCGCTGGTTCCTCTACACACAGTGGTATTGCCGGTAATGGGGCCTGCTGCAGCAGGAACGCTGACAGCAGCCTCTGAAACGGTAAGACTGCTGTTTCTGGTTGCGCTTCCTTCACTCCTTGTAAATGAAGCATAAAAAGTAACTGATCCGGTCCCGGCAACAGGGGCAGTCCAGTTAAAGGTCCAGGAAGTTACACTGGTAGAGGAAGTTGAATGTGTTATCCATTTTCCGCTACCGACTAATTTGCTATTAGTCCCGGGTGCTAATGTTCCAAGTAACTGTCCTGCATTATTTTGAGGCGATAACTCGAAGCCGTATTTCCCGCTACCGCTGCCACTATTGGTAGCTGTAACCTGGTAAGTAGTTCCCGGAATATATCCTGAAGCGGGAATGTTGGAAGTAATCCATCCGGTGGCTGGAGATGCATTTCCATGGCAGGACGAACAATCATGTCCGTCACCTGGTGATCCTGAATAGTAATAAGGCGAAGGGGCCCCACCCGGATAAGGCATAAAACTCGAAAAGAAAATGAAGATGCTTCCGAAAATGAGTAGTAGAAAGAGTAAGTTTTTCGTTTTCATAAGAATTGGGTTGAATATCTATACATCTACTGATGTGTATATGACAAAAATAGGTTATAAAATGAAATAGTTAACATTAAAGGCCAGGCGCATCCATACAAGAAGTACTTAACATGATTTATAATCCTCAGAAAATAAGCATAGTGCAGGCCAGTTTAACAGTAATCAATCACACGCAGAGTTTCTATTCATAAGCAATTTAGATGAATTATAAATTATTTTAGTCTGGGGTGTTGGATATGCAGCAAACATGGTTCAGGCTATAAGGGAACAATGAGGATCTTTTTCCCTATTTTTGCCAAAATTCAATCGTCCGGTATTCCATCGGCAATCCAATCGATACATGGCCCATACAACCGTAAGTCAGAAGGTAGAAAAAATTCCCGTGTTTTTTATCCTGGGGCGCCCGCGATCAGGCACTACTCTGCTCAGAACCTTGTTTGATGCGCACCCCAATGTGGCAACACCTGTTGAATGTGCATTCATTATCAACATGAGTCAGAAATATGCCAAAGTCACACACTGGTCCCGGGAATTGCTCTTAACATTCCATGAAGATGTTCAAAAGCATATCAAGTTTGATACCTGGAATATTGATCTTGATCAGATGAAAGCAGATTTACTGGAATGTGAAGGGCCCAATACTTTTCAGAATGTTTGCAAAGTAGTGTATTACGACTACCAATCCTTGTTTCCTAAGGAAGATATTCTTTGGATTGCCGACAAAAATCCGGTATATGCAACTTATACCCCGGAACTGCTCTCATTGTTCCCTGATGCAAAATTTATTCATCTTGTGCGTGATCCCCGCGATAATATCATTTCATTGAAAAATGTCGATTTTGAAGGGCCTTTCACCGCATTACTCGCCTATCGCTGGGAACATTCTGCCCGGAAATTGCACGCTATCAAAAAGAAGCATAAAGCCCAGTTCTATACGATAAGGTATGAAGATCTTGTAACTGATCCTACCCGGTATTACAGGGAGATGTGCGATTTCCTTTCAATTCCCTATAATGACAGTGTCTTTGAGTTCTATAAGAAACAGGGTGAAGCGATGAAAAAATTCAACATCGAAAAGATGATGAAATATCATAAAAGCCTGTTTTCCCCTATCAGTAATTCTAAAGTTAACCTTTGGAAAACTCAGCTTCCCGATCTGGATATTAAAATTACCGAATTTGTAGCTGGTAAGTGGATCAAAGAATATGGTTATGAAAGAAAGTATAAACACACTGGCTTCAAGGCCTTCCTCTGGTCATTACCCTGGTTGATTTATGGCCGGGCCTTGTATGTACTTCGTGATTTCATTGACCTTTTCCCTTTCGATACCAAGATAGCCATCAAAAACAGGGGGCCGGTGCTCGCCCGTACTTTCGTTAAGCTTAGGAATCCTGATACCTGATCCTATGTCCCAGCGTAGCCTCTTCAGGGATATCAGCGGGGTATTCGGGAGCAACCTCCTGGCGCTGCTAAATGCCTTTATGGTGGATATTGTCCTTTCCAGGCAATTAGGCCCTGAAGGGAGAGGTTTATATGCTGCCATCCTGGTTGTACCGCTTATTATGGTGAGTTTCGCCCTCATCGGGATAAGAAGGTCAGCAGTTTACCACTTAGGGAAAAAGACTTTTGATGATAATCGCACAGTTTCTGGTGTGCTCAGCCTCCTTCTTATCACCAGTGTAATCGCAATCCTCTTCAGTGGAATTGCCTTCCTTTGGCTGAAACCGCAGGGAATGACACTATGGATGGGCTTGATTACGCTGTTGTCGGTCCCGGTAAAGCTAATACTGGTTTATACCGGGGGAATCTACATTGGGAAAGAGGATTTCAAACGGTCAAACCTGCAGGTATGGCTTCCTCATTTTTTCAACCTGCTGGGCATACTATTATTCGTGTACTTTATACGTTGGGAGGTAACAGGTGCTTTGCTGGCCCTTTTTATTTCCAACCTGGTGGTTGCTTTAATTTCACTCAGTTATATCCTGAAGAAATTCAGGGTAAGGCTTTACTACGATAAAGTGGTCATTAAAAGCCTTGCAGGAATGGGCATTGTATATGCTCTTGCCGTTGTTGTAATGCAGTTGAATTATAGGGTGGATCTGATTCTGCTCCAGCAATTATCCACGATCAAGGAAGTAGGGTACTATTCATTGGGTGTAGCGATTAGCGATAAACTATGGCAACTTCCCAATGCCATTGGACTGGTGGTGATGAGCAGAAGCGCCAATGCCACGGATGAAACAGCTTTAAACCGTGATGTGGCAAGCCTTTTGCGACAATCATTCCTTTTAGTGTTATTTGTTGCTGTTCTGTTATGGCTTATCATACCCTGGTTGTTGCCCCTCCTTTTTGGCGAACAATTTGGTCCCAGCATAGCCATTGTCAGGTGGATGTTGCCCGGGATACTCATGTTTGTGGTTGTGAGGATCCTTATGGGCCGTTTTGCAGGGCAGGGCCAGCCACTTATGCTGATCATGGTGTTTGTACCAGCATTATTGATCAATGTCCTTCTTAATTTCCTGTGGATACCCGATTACGGGGGAATTGGTGCTGCCTGGGCAAGTAATGTGAGCTATTCCATTGGAGCTGTTGTACTTCTGATGGTCTTCTCCTTAAAAATGAAAATCCCGCTTAAGGAAATTCTATTATTCCAGGCTAAGGATTTTAAGGTAATTCAAACCATCTGGAAGAAAATTAGCAGATCATGACGCAAGCGGAACTGGATAGAATTATTCAAACGCCCATGTTTTTTATCGTTGGGCGGCCCCGGACAGGATCTACCCTGCTGAGAACGCTTTTTGATGCTCATCCCAATGTAACAATCCCGCAGGAATGGCCGATGATTCTTGCTTTATACAAAAGGTTCGGACATGTAACAACCTGGAATCGTGAATTATTACTTGAGTTTTATGAGGCTTTATTCCAGAAATTGAGGATTCCTTATTGGGAAATAACCAATTGGCCTGATTTGAATAAAGAGAAACTGAAAAGCAGTATTTTGAGTTGTGAAGGAAAGCATTCATTTGAAACTCTTGTCAAGGTTGTTTATAGCCAATATTCATCCTATTTCTTAAAGGAAAACATTCTACTTATCGGGGATAAGAATCCGGTGTATTCCAATCAAACGGAATTGCTTACGCAGATATTCCCAAATGCTAAATTTATTCACCTTACCCGGGATTACAGGGATAACCTTGTTTCGATGCTGGATGTAGATTTTGAAATGCCGAATATCGCCTTACTGTCCTACCGATGGAAATATTCCTGGAAAGTCATTGAATCGGTTGCCGTTCAGCATCCCGGTAGGTTCTTCACAATCAGGTATGAAGACCTGGTGGACAATGCAGAAGGAAGGTTCAGGGAATTATGTGAGTTTCTAGGGATACCTTTCAATCAAACCATCTTCCATTTTCATGAAAAGCGGGAATTGATTGAAAAGACTTTTTCAAAGGAAATCATTGAAAGATACTTTAAGACTTTGTTTCAGCCTATTGATTCCAGCAGGGTTGGAGTGTACAGGAAGAAATTGTCGGTTTTGCAAATCAGGGTCGCTGACCTGGTGGTTGGATCTATAGCTGATGAAGCCGGCTATCCAAGGGAATATAAGCGTTTTAATATTGGGATTTTCTTATGGTCGTTCCCGGCAATCATCTATGCAAAGTGGCTTTATACCGTTGGCTGGATGGTTGGATTGCTGCCCTACAGGTTTATGATGTGGTTGCTGAATAAGCCTTCCCTGTTAGTGAAAATCTATACCCAATGGGTTAAAAGGTAACAACCCCCTTTTGATCAAAGGGAGGAATTATCTAAAATATTTTTTCCCTGGTCAGTTATTTCTGTATTGAAAAGGATACCCGCTTTTTCGAAATACTCTTCAATCTTAGCTGCCAGACCGGTTTCAAAATCAAAGGGTTCCAGTAACAGGTAGCCTTCCCGGTATTCATTATCCTGGAAAGCCCTGGCAGCACGACGGATATTCCTGCTCTTGGTCTCGAAGTTCTCCAGTGATAAATAATAGAGTTGGTTCTCTTCCTCTTCCTGGCCTTCGCAAATCTCGTAACCTATTTGTTGAGCATACCCAATAGCGGCAAAATTATCACGCATTACATGAATAAAGGAGGTTTTCCAGTCGAGGTAATAAAAGCCGATATCCAATAAAACCAATGATGCAAGGATAGGAAGGAAGGTTTGAATGTAATCCTTATCCCAAAAGAACAGTCCGGATTCACTGGTCCTGGCTTCCCAATCCATGTTCTTGTCGTTGATCAAAGCTACTTTCTTGCCCTCATATTCAACAATATAATAGTAATTATTAAAATTGTTGATGGAATGAAACCACTTCAGTTGCATTTCAGGGGTAATCTCTCCCTTGAATTGCATAACGCGCCTGATCTCTTCAGAATTTCTTTTCTGCCTGACCAGTTCAATATCCTCCAGCTGCAGCCGCCTTAATATAAGTCCATATTTGGTGACTATCATTTTAGGATTTTTTTAATGGAATAGGGTGGTTTCTTATTCTGAACCTTGTAAATCCTGGTAAGGTACTCCCCAATCATTCCAAGGCAAAGCATGATGATACTGGTTGAAAACAAAATAGCCACGATCAGGCTGGTGTATCCAAGGGGTACATCATGGATCAGCTTATTGATGATGAAACGTATGGCAAGGAAAAAACTTAAAACAGAAAGGATAAAACCTCCATAGGTCATGATCCTCAAAGGAACAGCCGTATAATAGATCACTATATTGAAAGAAAGTTTCATCAATTTCCAGGTAGAATAGCCTGAATGTTTTGCGGTTCGCTTTTGATGGTCAACCTGGACAAAGGCAATATTCCCTGTAT
This genomic window from Bacteroidales bacterium contains:
- a CDS encoding glycosyl hydrolase; this translates as MKKSSWLTASIAFMILAAGLLVFQQQPVFAQTKSQSAKKEKKQDKKDAKKEDAKSDTLKSTTFGGLKWRSIGPAFASGRIADFAINPKNKSEWFVAVASGHVWKTTNNGTTFDPVFDNYGAYSMACVTYDPNNTNVVWVGTGENNHQRALGYGNGVYKSTDGGKSFTNMGLKESRQIGEVLIDPRNSDVVFVAAEGSVWGPGGDRGLYKSTDGGKNWKKVLEISENTGVNNVLLDPRNPDIMYASSEQRRRHVFTKIGGGPETAIYKSTNGGDSWDKITNGLPSVDMGGIGLAISPVNPDIVYAIIEAAEDGGGFYRTTDRGASWQKMSSHTAQGQYYNEIYCDPKNADKVYSMETVSQVTTDGGKTWTMVGLSKRHVDDHALWIDPENTQHFFIGGDGGIYETYDGGSNYIFKSNLPVTQFYRVQVDNSEPFYYVYGGTQDNNSMGGPSRNISDDGVTSDEWFVTNGGDGFWSQIDPTDPNIVYAESQYGGMVRYDRKSQEAIDIRPEPRKGENSYQWNWNTPLVLSKHSNTRLYCAANKVFRSDDRGNTWKVISDDLTAGIDRNTWPVMGKYWPSDAVAKDISTSLFGTIVSFDESPKNENLLYAGTDDGLIRVTEDAGQNWSKVSSFPGVPENTYVSDLMASRFDENIVFAAFDNILRDDFKPYVFKSTDKGKTWVSIAANLPANGTVHSIQQDHVNPDLLFIGTEFGCYFSNDGGKIWVQLKSGMPAVPVRDIAIQQRENDLVVATFGRGFYILDDYTPLRTFKKDILEKEGYLFPVKDALMYIQTGGKYGQGATYFKAKNPEFGAVFTYYAKEGPKSMKDVRKEKEAELFKKGEPIPQPTEAVLQTEKNEIAPYLTFMVTDEQGNKVRMIKKAVSAGINRVNWDLRYQSNHSVEAGGDPDPLKDAGSDVLAVPGKYQVSLYLTGNGETKLIAGPEAFNCITLNNTTLPAKDRAALAEFHKKVAEVTRVMQGTESYAEGLLKRSANIVQALNTSPLATPELIAKATDVSMQLDSLLNKKFNRKSIRPSDEENPPAPVPLNNRLGKISWTTWVSTSEPTQGQKDALSILMEEFPPVYQLVKQIGEVTLRDWGGGAVPGRLPERNSDLLE
- a CDS encoding sulfotransferase is translated as MAHTTVSQKVEKIPVFFILGRPRSGTTLLRTLFDAHPNVATPVECAFIINMSQKYAKVTHWSRELLLTFHEDVQKHIKFDTWNIDLDQMKADLLECEGPNTFQNVCKVVYYDYQSLFPKEDILWIADKNPVYATYTPELLSLFPDAKFIHLVRDPRDNIISLKNVDFEGPFTALLAYRWEHSARKLHAIKKKHKAQFYTIRYEDLVTDPTRYYREMCDFLSIPYNDSVFEFYKKQGEAMKKFNIEKMMKYHKSLFSPISNSKVNLWKTQLPDLDIKITEFVAGKWIKEYGYERKYKHTGFKAFLWSLPWLIYGRALYVLRDFIDLFPFDTKIAIKNRGPVLARTFVKLRNPDT
- a CDS encoding polysaccharide biosynthesis C-terminal domain-containing protein, which gives rise to MSQRSLFRDISGVFGSNLLALLNAFMVDIVLSRQLGPEGRGLYAAILVVPLIMVSFALIGIRRSAVYHLGKKTFDDNRTVSGVLSLLLITSVIAILFSGIAFLWLKPQGMTLWMGLITLLSVPVKLILVYTGGIYIGKEDFKRSNLQVWLPHFFNLLGILLFVYFIRWEVTGALLALFISNLVVALISLSYILKKFRVRLYYDKVVIKSLAGMGIVYALAVVVMQLNYRVDLILLQQLSTIKEVGYYSLGVAISDKLWQLPNAIGLVVMSRSANATDETALNRDVASLLRQSFLLVLFVAVLLWLIIPWLLPLLFGEQFGPSIAIVRWMLPGILMFVVVRILMGRFAGQGQPLMLIMVFVPALLINVLLNFLWIPDYGGIGAAWASNVSYSIGAVVLLMVFSLKMKIPLKEILLFQAKDFKVIQTIWKKISRS
- a CDS encoding sulfotransferase — its product is MTQAELDRIIQTPMFFIVGRPRTGSTLLRTLFDAHPNVTIPQEWPMILALYKRFGHVTTWNRELLLEFYEALFQKLRIPYWEITNWPDLNKEKLKSSILSCEGKHSFETLVKVVYSQYSSYFLKENILLIGDKNPVYSNQTELLTQIFPNAKFIHLTRDYRDNLVSMLDVDFEMPNIALLSYRWKYSWKVIESVAVQHPGRFFTIRYEDLVDNAEGRFRELCEFLGIPFNQTIFHFHEKRELIEKTFSKEIIERYFKTLFQPIDSSRVGVYRKKLSVLQIRVADLVVGSIADEAGYPREYKRFNIGIFLWSFPAIIYAKWLYTVGWMVGLLPYRFMMWLLNKPSLLVKIYTQWVKR
- a CDS encoding GNAT family N-acetyltransferase, producing the protein MIVTKYGLILRRLQLEDIELVRQKRNSEEIRRVMQFKGEITPEMQLKWFHSINNFNNYYYIVEYEGKKVALINDKNMDWEARTSESGLFFWDKDYIQTFLPILASLVLLDIGFYYLDWKTSFIHVMRDNFAAIGYAQQIGYEICEGQEEEENQLYYLSLENFETKSRNIRRAARAFQDNEYREGYLLLEPFDFETGLAAKIEEYFEKAGILFNTEITDQGKNILDNSSL